TCTGCCAGGAGGCGATGGCCATGCCGTAGTGCTGCGACTCCCAGATGTAGAGGAGCAGACCCGCGGCCATGGTCAGGGCGCCCGCCTGGAGCACCTTGCGGCCGAAGCGCGGCACCAGCTTCTGCACGGACAGGCCCGCGGCGGCCGAGACGGCGATGGAGAAGGGGATGCCGGTGGTGCCCGCGCGCAGCGCGGTCCAGCCGAGGCCCATCTGCATGTACAGCGTCCAGACCAGGAAGAAGATGCCGGTCGCGACACCGAAGGTGAGCTGGACCGCGATGCCGGCCGCGAAGCTCTTGACCTTGAACAGGGACAGCTCGACGAGCGGCGAACCGTCCTTGCGGATCTTGTACTTCTCGTACGCGATGAACCCGGCGATCAGGAACGGGACCGCGCCCATGCACAGGAAGCCCCACAGCGGCCAGTCGTTCTCGCGGCCCTGGGTGAGGGGGTAGATCAGCATGACCATGCCCGCGGTGGCGATGAGGACGCCGACGAGGTCGAGGCGCAGCGCGTTGGGCGCCTTGGACTCGGTGATGAACTTGCGGCCCAGGATCACGCCCGCGATGCCGACCGGCAGGTTGATCAGGAAGATCGGGCGCCATTCGAGGCCGAAGATGTTCCACTCGGTGAGCAGCGCGCCGAGCATGGGGCCGGAGACGGCGCCGAGACCGACGATCGCGCCGAACATGCCGAAGACCTTGCCGCGCTCGTGCGGCGGGAAGGTGACGTGGATGATGGCCAGCACCTGCGGGACCATCATCGCCGCCATCGAGCCCTGGAGCAGGCGGGACGTGACGAGCATGGCCGGGTTGGCGGCGATGCCGCAGAGCAGCGAGGCGGCGGTGAAGCCGGCGATGCCGATCAGGAAGAGGCGCTTGCGGCCGTAGATGTCACCGAGGCGGCCACCGGTGATCAGGCCGGCGGCGAAGGCGAGCGCGTAGCCCGCGGTGATCCACTGGATGGCGCTGGTCGAGGCGTGCAGGTCGCCCCGCATGCTGGGTATCGCGATGTTGACGATGGTGACGTCGACCAGGTCCATGAAGGCCGCGGTCATCACGATGGCGAGCGCCAGCCAGCGGCGGCGGTCGGCCTTGGCGTCCAGCGGGGTGCTCTCGCCCCACCCGTCGGACTTCGGCGCGGGCTTGGGTACTGCGGACGTCCGCTCTGCTGGTTCGGGCCCGGTCTCGTTCTCGGGCGATGTCTTCGATGTCTCCGTGCTCATGAGGAGAAACCTAGACGGCATGTAGGTCAGTTGGTGTCCTATTTCCCTGGCAATCTGGAAGACATGACCGACACCCCCGCACGGCTGCTGACCCTGCTGTCCCTGCTCCAGACCCCCCGCGAATGGCCCGGGAGCGAGCTGGCGGACCGGCTCGGCGTCAGCTCGCGGACCATCCGGCGCGACATCGACCGGCTGCGGGACCTGGGGTACCCGGTCGAGGCCACGCTGGGCGCGGAGGGCGGGTACAGGCTGGTGGCGGGGGCCGCGATGCCGCCGCTGGTACTGGACGACGAGGAGGCCGTGGCCATCGCGGTCGGGCTGCGGGCCGGGGCCGGGCACGCGATCGAGGGGGTCGAGGAGGCGTCCGTACGGGCGCTGGCCAAGCTGGAACAGGTACTGCCCTCGCGGCTGCGGCACCGGGTCAGCTCCCTGCAGTCGGCGACGGTCGCCCTGACCCGCGGGGACGGGGCCAGCATCGACCCGCGGACGCTCACGACGATCGCGTCCGCGACGGCCGGGCAGGAACGGCTGCGGTTCGCCTACCGGGCGGCGGACGGGACCGGGACGCGGCGGCTGGTGGAACCGAACCGGCTGGTCAGCACCGGGCGGCGGTGGTACCTGGTCGCCTACGACCTCGACCGGGACGACTGGCGGACCTTCCGGGTGGACCGGGTGAGCGAGCCGTTCGCGACCGGGGCCAGGTTCGCGGCGCGGGAGCTGCCGATGGACGCGGTGGCGTTCGTGGAGCGGGGGCTGCGGCGGGGCGGGGGCGGGGGGCGGGGGACGTACGAGGTCGAGCTGCACTTCGCGGTGGCGGCGGAGGAGGTGCCGGGCTGGCTGGGGGCGGCGGAGGCCGATCCTGCCGGGGGGTGCCGGGTGCGGTTCGCCTGCGGCGACGCGCCGGAGTGGCTGGCGGCGCGGCTCGCCCTGACGGGGCTGCCGTTCACCGTCCTGGCGCCGGCGTCCCTGGCCGCGACCGCGCTGGCGCTGGGCACCCGGCTGTCCGCGTCCGCGGCCCCGTCGGCGTCCGCGCCCGCGTAACCGTGGCCCCTGGCCGGGCCGGGCCGGGCCGGGCCGGGCGCGGTGCGACCACTGGACGCCGTACCCGGCCCCCGTTGCCTCCGGCGGGCCCTCAAACGCCGGGCAGGCTGGAATTGGCTGAGCCTGTGCGCCCGGTGCGGGCGGGATTTGGCCGGGCCTGTGGGGCCGGTGCGGGCTGCCGGGAGCGAATGTGGCTGGGCCGGTACGACCGTGCGCGCCGTACCCGGCTCCCGTTGCCTCCGGCGGGCCCTCAAACGCCGGGCAGGCTGGACTTGGCCCGGCCTGTCCGACCGGTGCGGGCGGGATTTGGCCGGGCCCGTACAACCGGTGCGGGCTGGAATTGGCCGGGCCCGTACAACCGGTGCGGGCTGGGTTTGGCTCCGCCGGTGCGACCGGTGCGGGCTGCCGGGGAAGGTTCCGGGGCCCCGAGGGGTATTTCAGCCTGCCCGGCGATTGAGGGCCCGCCGGAGGCTGCTGTGGCGGGCACGGCAGCCTCCGGCGGTGGGAAATCCAGCCCGCCCGGCGTTTGAAGGCCCGCCGGAGGCTGCTGTGGCGGGCACGGCTCGGGGTGGGAAATCCAGCCTGCCCGGCGATTGAGGGCCCGCCGGAGGCTGCGCAGGGGCGTGCGGCCCGCGGCGGACGATTCGGTCTGCCCGGTGGTGGGGGTGTGGGGGAGCCCCGGCACCCGGGGGGGGTGGGTGCCGGGGCTCGTTCGGGGGGGGTTAGGCGACCGCGTCGAAGCCCGTGTCGCGGGCCATTCGCTTCAGCTCCAGGAGCGCGTGCTTCTCGATCTGGCGGATCCGCTCGCGCGTCAGCCCGTGCTGCTTGCCGACCTCGGTCAGGGTCCGCTCCCGGCCGTCGTCGATCCCGTACCGCATCTTGATGATCGACGCGGTGCGCTGGTCGAGCTTGGCGATCAGGTCCTCCAGCTCCTCGCTCCGCAGGAGCGACATGACCGACTGCTCCGGCGAGACGGCGGACGTGTCCTCCAGCAGGTCACCGAACTGCGTGTCGCCCTCGTCGTCGACCGCCATGTTCAGGCTGACCGGGTCGCGCGCCCAGTCCAGGACGTCACCGACGCGCTTCTCGGTGGAGTCGAG
This is a stretch of genomic DNA from Streptomyces sp. NBC_00536. It encodes these proteins:
- a CDS encoding MFS transporter — encoded protein: MSTETSKTSPENETGPEPAERTSAVPKPAPKSDGWGESTPLDAKADRRRWLALAIVMTAAFMDLVDVTIVNIAIPSMRGDLHASTSAIQWITAGYALAFAAGLITGGRLGDIYGRKRLFLIGIAGFTAASLLCGIAANPAMLVTSRLLQGSMAAMMVPQVLAIIHVTFPPHERGKVFGMFGAIVGLGAVSGPMLGALLTEWNIFGLEWRPIFLINLPVGIAGVILGRKFITESKAPNALRLDLVGVLIATAGMVMLIYPLTQGRENDWPLWGFLCMGAVPFLIAGFIAYEKYKIRKDGSPLVELSLFKVKSFAAGIAVQLTFGVATGIFFLVWTLYMQMGLGWTALRAGTTGIPFSIAVSAAAGLSVQKLVPRFGRKVLQAGALTMAAGLLLYIWESQHYGMAIASWQMAAPLVVMGIGMGLIVAPLTDTVLSEVPREHAGSASGLINTTGQMGNALGLGLTSVVYFGVIDKDVAFGPQYVDAFHSALWWVVAVLVVIFAVMFALPRKQAAVPHEGGADADGSGDGRDEISLEKVPVS
- a CDS encoding helix-turn-helix transcriptional regulator; translated protein: MTDTPARLLTLLSLLQTPREWPGSELADRLGVSSRTIRRDIDRLRDLGYPVEATLGAEGGYRLVAGAAMPPLVLDDEEAVAIAVGLRAGAGHAIEGVEEASVRALAKLEQVLPSRLRHRVSSLQSATVALTRGDGASIDPRTLTTIASATAGQERLRFAYRAADGTGTRRLVEPNRLVSTGRRWYLVAYDLDRDDWRTFRVDRVSEPFATGARFAARELPMDAVAFVERGLRRGGGGGRGTYEVELHFAVAAEEVPGWLGAAEADPAGGCRVRFACGDAPEWLAARLALTGLPFTVLAPASLAATALALGTRLSASAAPSASAPA